A window of the Gemmatirosa kalamazoonensis genome harbors these coding sequences:
- a CDS encoding M23 family metallopeptidase, with protein sequence MPNARAARARSTAREEGRSAGDAQDVRLLVVRHARPVREIRVRPRTIWRVATVAALALWLVPLAFLAGVARQARDDRARLAVDVQSLTARTARLSADVAALEHSVGVAAARAARDSATPTAVLVDRASAANGWVDDIERRVGTVRDHVVSRLRSIPTGVPIVARLSSGFGWRTNPFGGGRAEFHPGLDIPAAYGSPVKATADGVVEYAEWRNGYGLAVAIRHADGFSTLFGHLSSATVHAGDHVTRGTVVGRVGNEGRSTGPHVHYEVRRFGKAVDPRRVRAAPPSPAPDSTR encoded by the coding sequence GTGCCTAACGCTCGCGCGGCGCGCGCCCGGTCGACGGCGCGTGAGGAGGGTCGGTCGGCGGGGGATGCGCAGGACGTGCGGCTGCTCGTGGTGCGGCACGCGCGCCCGGTGCGCGAGATCCGCGTCCGGCCCCGCACGATCTGGCGCGTCGCCACGGTCGCTGCGCTCGCGCTGTGGCTCGTGCCGCTCGCGTTCCTCGCCGGCGTGGCCCGGCAGGCGCGCGACGACCGTGCGCGGCTCGCCGTCGACGTGCAGTCGCTCACCGCGCGCACGGCGCGGCTCTCGGCCGACGTCGCGGCGCTCGAGCACTCGGTCGGCGTCGCCGCCGCCCGCGCCGCCCGCGACTCGGCCACGCCCACCGCGGTGCTCGTGGATCGCGCGTCGGCGGCGAACGGGTGGGTGGACGACATCGAGCGGCGCGTCGGCACGGTGCGCGACCACGTGGTGTCGCGTCTGCGCTCGATTCCCACCGGCGTGCCGATCGTCGCGCGACTGTCGTCGGGCTTCGGATGGCGCACGAACCCGTTCGGCGGCGGACGCGCCGAGTTCCACCCCGGGCTCGACATCCCGGCCGCGTACGGCTCGCCGGTGAAGGCCACCGCCGACGGCGTCGTGGAGTACGCGGAGTGGCGCAACGGCTACGGCCTCGCCGTCGCGATCCGCCACGCCGACGGTTTCAGCACCCTGTTCGGGCACCTGTCGTCGGCCACGGTGCACGCGGGCGACCACGTGACGCGCGGCACGGTCGTCGGCCGCGTCGGCAACGAGGGGCGCTCGACCGGCCCGCACGTCCACTACGAGGTTCGCCGCTTCGGCAAGGCGGTCGATCCGCGACGCGTTCGCGCCGCGCCGCCCTCGCCGGCCCCAGACTCAACCCGTTAG
- a CDS encoding carbohydrate binding family 9 domain-containing protein, which produces MSLSLVLAALVAVTDSATHNGRAGQTTVPAVRADTTIDVDGRLDEPVWRRAALLTGFSLYQPADGRPAPDSTEVLVWYSPTAMHFGVRAYEPHGPVQATLADRDRVSADDNVEIQLDTFDEGRRAFVFIVNPLGVQADGTKSEAGGFIPGSNVMPGQNDLSADFRWQSKGRVTEWGYEVEIRIPFASLRYPVGAPQRWGLQIVRHVQHSGYEETWTPARRASASFIAQAGKLVGLAGMRHGQVVELNPELTNTAAGAAAAPSGDWRYRNDAQLGGNVRWAVGSDVVLNGTVKPDFSQVEADATQIATDQRFALFYPERRPFFVEGSDQFNVPNTLVYTRRIVRPEAAAKLTGKIGRSDVAVLSAVDDRATTSDASRPLVNIVRLRRDFGRQNTAGILYSGRTSGARATTTSPAPTRAWCSAASTSRRCRRCRA; this is translated from the coding sequence ATGTCGCTGTCGCTCGTTCTCGCCGCACTCGTCGCCGTCACCGACTCCGCCACGCACAACGGCCGCGCCGGACAGACCACCGTGCCGGCCGTGCGCGCGGACACGACGATCGACGTGGACGGACGGCTCGACGAGCCGGTGTGGCGTCGCGCGGCGCTGCTCACGGGGTTCTCGCTGTACCAGCCTGCCGACGGCCGGCCCGCGCCCGACTCCACCGAGGTGCTCGTGTGGTACTCGCCGACGGCGATGCACTTCGGCGTGCGCGCGTACGAGCCGCACGGCCCGGTGCAGGCCACGCTCGCCGACCGCGACCGCGTGAGCGCCGACGACAACGTCGAGATCCAGCTCGACACGTTCGACGAGGGGCGGCGCGCGTTCGTCTTCATCGTGAATCCGTTAGGCGTGCAGGCCGACGGCACGAAGAGCGAGGCGGGCGGGTTCATCCCGGGGTCCAACGTCATGCCGGGGCAGAACGACCTCAGCGCCGACTTCCGCTGGCAGTCGAAGGGACGCGTCACCGAGTGGGGCTACGAGGTCGAGATCCGCATCCCGTTCGCGAGCCTGCGCTATCCGGTGGGCGCGCCGCAGCGGTGGGGGCTGCAGATCGTGCGGCACGTGCAGCACTCCGGCTACGAGGAGACGTGGACGCCGGCGCGGCGCGCGTCGGCGTCGTTCATCGCGCAGGCGGGGAAGCTCGTCGGGCTCGCGGGGATGCGGCACGGGCAGGTCGTGGAGCTGAACCCCGAGCTCACGAACACCGCCGCCGGCGCCGCGGCCGCACCGTCCGGCGACTGGCGCTACCGGAACGACGCGCAGCTCGGCGGCAACGTGCGCTGGGCGGTGGGCAGCGACGTCGTGCTGAACGGCACGGTGAAGCCCGACTTCTCGCAGGTCGAGGCGGACGCGACGCAGATCGCCACCGACCAGCGGTTCGCGCTGTTCTATCCGGAGCGGCGGCCGTTCTTCGTCGAGGGAAGCGACCAGTTCAACGTGCCCAACACGCTCGTCTACACGCGCCGCATCGTGCGGCCGGAAGCGGCGGCGAAGCTGACGGGGAAGATCGGACGCAGCGACGTCGCCGTGCTGTCCGCGGTCGACGACCGCGCGACGACGAGCGACGCGTCGCGCCCGCTCGTGAACATCGTGCGGCTGCGGCGCGACTTCGGGCGCCAGAACACGGCGGGGATCCTGTACAGCGGGCGCACGAGCGGCGCGCGCGCGACAACCACGTCGCCGGCGCCGACGCGCGCGTGGTGTTCCGCCGCATCTACTTCGCGCAGGTGCAGGCGGTGCAGAGCGTGA
- a CDS encoding bactofilin family protein, giving the protein MFRRRKPQVAGDGLVVGSEDAVRGTLAARTVTVAGHVDGTLDVAGALFVLESGRVSGMVRATRFVAEAGAVVRATCRIGVPAASEGDALTADAPARKAVLKLTPRAMQRVAPQGPGGA; this is encoded by the coding sequence ATGTTCAGGCGCCGCAAGCCGCAGGTCGCGGGAGACGGGCTGGTGGTCGGCAGCGAGGACGCGGTGCGCGGCACGCTCGCCGCGCGCACGGTGACCGTCGCCGGCCACGTGGACGGCACGCTCGACGTCGCGGGCGCGCTGTTCGTGCTGGAGTCGGGACGCGTGAGCGGCATGGTGCGGGCGACCCGGTTCGTCGCGGAGGCGGGCGCCGTCGTGCGCGCCACGTGTCGCATCGGCGTGCCGGCCGCGTCGGAGGGCGACGCGCTCACCGCCGACGCGCCGGCGCGCAAGGCGGTGCTGAAGCTCACGCCGCGCGCCATGCAGCGCGTCGCGCCCCAGGGCCCGGGCGGTGCCTAA
- a CDS encoding DUF4331 family protein: MRNLRPWAAAALAALALAACRDTDRSPLAPNEPSFATSSSAIYDQVEFLGNPLVSEVTIQKANHDLYNRTQPYNTATFAPQTGAFVTGVAGRPQAYANTIASVLYPDMLVVDTSKPGSTAGWLSWALANGYGGRKLTDDVVDIALIAVFSDLLSPVGASCSPGQLPLCTDNVGANDRAFSPTFPYLATPNS, from the coding sequence ATGCGCAACCTTCGACCGTGGGCCGCGGCCGCTCTCGCCGCGCTGGCCCTCGCGGCCTGCCGCGACACGGACCGCTCGCCCCTGGCGCCTAACGAGCCGAGCTTCGCCACGTCCTCGTCCGCGATCTACGACCAGGTGGAGTTCCTGGGCAACCCGCTCGTGAGCGAGGTCACGATCCAGAAGGCGAACCACGACCTGTACAATCGCACGCAGCCGTACAACACGGCGACGTTCGCGCCGCAGACCGGCGCGTTCGTCACGGGCGTCGCCGGACGCCCCCAGGCGTACGCGAACACGATCGCGAGCGTGCTCTATCCCGACATGCTCGTCGTCGACACATCGAAGCCCGGCTCGACGGCGGGCTGGCTCTCGTGGGCGCTCGCGAACGGCTACGGCGGCCGCAAGCTCACCGACGACGTCGTCGACATCGCGCTCATCGCGGTGTTCTCCGACCTGCTGAGCCCCGTCGGCGCCAGCTGCTCGCCCGGCCAGCTCCCACTGTGCACGGACAACGTGGGCGCGAACGACCGCGCGTTCTCGCCGACGTTCCCCTACCTGGCGACGCCTAACAGCTGA
- a CDS encoding DUF4331 family protein: MASDHQDTPLVEMNQRFDVNDVYAFPGSTPDRIALVLGTSSPLTPARTPTARFGTVNEALYQIKVDNNGDGVEDLVFQVTFAGNDRQTVRLVGPVRPNQTGTANTLVTNPARTLTGRTGEILGSPTGVQLFAGPRDDPFFIDLEAFFRILPDREPVNGPLSQIPQGPLTFRPQGQAVDFVRGINDLAIVIELPVSMLSDGGRRSRFGIWGTTSMMRSAGAI; encoded by the coding sequence GTGGCGTCCGACCACCAGGACACGCCGCTCGTCGAGATGAATCAGCGCTTCGACGTGAACGACGTGTACGCGTTCCCGGGCTCGACGCCCGACCGGATCGCGCTGGTGCTCGGCACGTCGTCGCCGCTCACCCCCGCCCGCACGCCGACCGCGCGCTTCGGCACCGTGAACGAGGCGCTGTACCAGATCAAGGTCGACAACAACGGCGACGGCGTCGAGGACCTGGTGTTCCAGGTGACGTTCGCCGGCAACGATCGGCAGACCGTGCGCCTCGTCGGCCCCGTGCGGCCGAACCAGACCGGCACGGCGAACACGCTGGTGACGAACCCCGCGCGCACGCTCACGGGCCGCACCGGGGAGATCCTCGGCTCGCCGACCGGCGTGCAGCTGTTCGCCGGCCCGCGCGACGATCCGTTCTTCATCGACCTCGAGGCGTTCTTCCGCATCCTGCCCGACCGCGAGCCGGTGAACGGGCCGCTGTCCCAGATCCCGCAGGGACCGCTCACGTTCCGCCCGCAGGGACAGGCCGTCGACTTCGTGCGGGGGATCAACGACCTCGCGATCGTCATCGAGCTGCCGGTCTCCATGCTGAGCGACGGCGGCCGCCGATCGCGGTTCGGCATCTGGGGCACGACGAGCATGATGCGCAGCGCCGGCGCGATCTGA
- a CDS encoding aldehyde dehydrogenase family protein has translation MNHTHYVDGRFVPSHAAASLDVIDPSTEEVIARVPEGSAEDVNAAVAAARRAFDGGPWRDVTAQERGRILFRLAEVVRANAAALAKLETRNNGKPIAEAEADIADVATCFEYYGGLATKIHGDVIPVPDDALSLALREPIGVAGQIIPWNYPLLMAAWKLAPAICAGCTMVIKPAEQTPLTLLALAAHFADVGLPPGVVNVVTGAGDTGAALVAHPDVDKIAFTGSAEVGRRVMRSAADTLKKVSLELGGKSPNILFADADFEASVDGALFGLFVNQGEVCSAGSRILVERSIYGKVLDAMVEKARRIPLGPGLDRASKMGPLVSREQFDRVRGYQELGKREAKLALGGGRATGGRLDRGLFVEPTIFYDVDNSARIAREEIFGPVAAVIPFDDEAHALAIANDSPYGLAAAVWTRDIFRAMRTVKRLRAGIVWVNHMQPTFVEAPWGGWKQSGIGRELGKWGVEEYLHVKQVHVNLDERPIGWY, from the coding sequence ATGAACCACACGCACTACGTCGACGGCCGGTTCGTCCCGTCTCACGCCGCGGCATCGCTCGACGTCATCGACCCGTCGACCGAGGAGGTCATCGCCCGCGTCCCGGAGGGCAGCGCCGAGGACGTGAATGCCGCCGTGGCCGCCGCGCGTCGCGCGTTCGACGGGGGGCCGTGGCGCGACGTCACCGCGCAGGAGCGCGGGCGGATCCTGTTCCGGCTCGCCGAGGTCGTGCGCGCGAACGCCGCCGCGCTGGCCAAGCTCGAGACGCGCAACAACGGGAAGCCGATCGCCGAGGCGGAGGCCGACATCGCCGACGTGGCGACGTGCTTCGAGTACTATGGTGGCCTGGCGACGAAGATCCACGGCGACGTCATCCCCGTCCCCGACGACGCGCTGAGCCTCGCGCTGCGCGAGCCGATCGGCGTCGCCGGGCAGATCATCCCGTGGAACTACCCGCTGCTCATGGCGGCGTGGAAGCTCGCGCCCGCGATCTGCGCCGGCTGCACGATGGTCATCAAGCCCGCCGAGCAGACGCCGCTCACGCTGCTCGCGCTCGCCGCGCACTTCGCCGACGTCGGACTGCCGCCGGGCGTCGTGAACGTCGTCACCGGCGCCGGCGACACCGGTGCCGCGCTCGTCGCGCATCCCGACGTCGACAAGATCGCGTTCACCGGCAGCGCGGAGGTGGGCCGCCGTGTGATGCGCAGCGCGGCCGACACGCTGAAGAAGGTCTCGCTGGAGCTCGGCGGGAAGTCGCCGAACATCCTGTTCGCCGACGCCGACTTCGAGGCGAGCGTCGACGGCGCGCTGTTCGGGCTGTTCGTCAACCAGGGCGAGGTGTGCTCCGCGGGCAGCCGCATCCTCGTCGAGCGCTCGATCTACGGGAAGGTGCTCGACGCGATGGTGGAGAAGGCGCGCCGCATCCCGTTAGGCCCGGGGCTCGACCGCGCGAGCAAGATGGGACCGCTCGTCAGCCGCGAGCAGTTCGACCGCGTGCGCGGCTACCAGGAGCTCGGCAAGCGCGAGGCGAAGCTCGCGCTGGGCGGCGGGCGCGCGACGGGCGGGCGGCTCGACCGCGGGCTGTTCGTCGAGCCGACGATCTTCTACGACGTCGACAACTCCGCCCGCATCGCGCGCGAGGAGATCTTCGGGCCGGTCGCCGCGGTCATCCCGTTCGACGACGAGGCGCACGCGCTCGCGATCGCGAACGACAGCCCGTACGGGCTCGCCGCGGCGGTGTGGACGCGCGACATCTTCCGCGCCATGCGCACGGTGAAGCGGCTGCGCGCGGGGATCGTGTGGGTGAACCACATGCAGCCGACGTTCGTCGAGGCGCCGTGGGGCGGCTGGAAGCAGAGCGGGATCGGGCGCGAGCTGGGGAAGTGGGGCGTGGAGGAGTACCTGCACGTGAAGCAGGTGCACGTGAACCTCGACGAGCGGCCGATCGGCTGGTACTGA
- a CDS encoding bactofilin family protein, with the protein MPQPLEHEIAEPRELPPPAPKKGPPLTVVAEGTNVDGRVQVTGDLRVDGEVRGPLLSAGATCEVSPDGTVVVQSARAATLVVHGTLRADDVAARRVMVAAGGALHARVVAAESVEVETGGVLEAELEIGHG; encoded by the coding sequence ATGCCACAGCCACTCGAGCACGAGATCGCCGAGCCGCGCGAGCTCCCGCCGCCCGCGCCGAAGAAGGGACCGCCGCTCACCGTGGTGGCCGAGGGGACGAACGTCGACGGCCGGGTGCAGGTCACCGGCGACCTGCGTGTCGACGGCGAGGTGCGCGGTCCGCTGCTCTCGGCCGGCGCGACGTGCGAGGTGAGCCCCGACGGCACCGTCGTCGTGCAGTCCGCGCGTGCGGCGACGCTCGTCGTGCACGGCACGCTCCGCGCCGACGACGTGGCCGCGCGCCGCGTCATGGTCGCCGCCGGCGGTGCGCTGCACGCGCGCGTCGTCGCCGCCGAGTCGGTGGAAGTGGAGACGGGCGGCGTGCTCGAGGCGGAGCTGGAGATCGGGCACGGCTGA